GCTCGGCCTGGCAGGCCGCCCTCGACTACGCCACGCAGCGCACCCAGTTCGGCCGCCCGATCGCCGGATTCCAGCTGACCCAGGCCAAACTCGTCGACATGGCCGTCGAGCTGCACAAGGGCCAACTGCTGTCGCTGCACCTCGGCCGCCTCAAGGACAGCGTCGGCCTGCGTCCCGAGCAGGTGAGCTTCGGCAAATTGAACAACACCCGGGAGGCGATCGAGATCTGCCGGACGGCCCGAACAATCTTGGGTGGCAACGGGATATCGCTGGAATACCCCGTGATCCGGCACATGGTCAACCTGGAATCGGTGCTGACCTATGAGGGCACACCGGAGATGCATCAGCTCGTCCTCGGCCAGGCGTTCACCGGCAGCGACGCCTTCCGCTGATGAGCGGCCTGACCTACACGCCAGAGCATCACCAGTTCCGCGAACTGGTACGGGATTTCGTCCAGCAGACGGTCGTGCCCAACCACGAGAACTGGGAACGCGACGGCCAGTGGGACCGCTCGCTGTTCATCGAAGCCGGCAAGCTTGGCCTGCTGGGCTTTTCGGTCCCCGAGCGTCTCGGCGGCCCGGGCGTGGACGACTTCCGCTACAACGCGATCGTGATCGACGAGTTGCAGCGGGCCGGGGCGGCGGCCGAGGCCATCGCGTTCACGCTGCAAAACGACGTGGTGCTGCCCTATCTCACCGATTTGACGACACCCGAGCAGCAGCAGCGCTGGCTGCCAGGCGTGGTCACCGGCGAGACGGTGCTCGGCATCGGGATGACCGAGCCCGGCACCGGCAGCGATCTGGCCGGGATCCGCACGACGGCGGTGCGCTCGTCTGATTCGCAAGGCGACCACTACGTCGTCAACGGCGCCAAGACCTTCATCTCCAACGGTCAGGCCGGGGACCTGTTCGTCATCGCCGCGCGCACCTCGCCGGATCGCCACCAAGGACTGTCACTCCTGGTGGTCGACGCCGACACCCCCGGCTTTTCACGCGGCCGCAACCTGGAGAAGATCGGCCTGCACGCCCAGGACACCAGCGAGCTCACCTTCACCGATATGCGGGTGCCGAAAGAGAACCTGCTGCAGGAAGAGGGCCGGGGCTTTTATCAGTTGATGACGAACCTGCCCCAGGAGCGGCTCGCGCTCGGCGTGGGGGCGGTGGCCGCCGCGGAAGCGATCCTGGCCGGAACACTCGACTACGTCCGCGATCGCAAGGCATTCGGATCGCCGATCGCCAGCTTCCAGCACAGCCAGTTCGTGCTCGCCGAACTGGCAACCGAGATCGACATCGCCCGAACGTATCTCGACGACTGCCTTGCCCAGCACCTCGAGGGCGAACTGACCGCGGCCCGGGCCGCCCGGCTGAAATGGTGGACCACCGACCTGCAGGTGCGTACCGCCGACCGCTGCCTGCAGCTGCACGGCGGGTACGGCTACATGCGCGAGTACAGCGTGGCGCGCGCGTTCGTCGACGCCCGCATCCAAACCATCTACGGCGGCACCAACGAGATCATGAAGACGATCATCGCCAAGGACCTGGGCCTCTAGGGGCAGCCGATGGCCACCGACGTCGCCGATTACAGCGCCCTTCCCGCCGAGGAGGCGGTGCGCGCGGCGCGCGTCAGCTCGCGACGCCGCCAGGTGCTCGATGCCGCGGTCAAAGTCATGGGCAGGACCGGGTTTCACCAGATGTCCATGCAGGACCTGGCCACCGAGGCCGAGGTCAGCGTCGGCCTGATCTACAAATACTTCGGCGGCAAGGAGGACCTCCTGCTCGCCACGATCGTGCGCATCCTCGACGTGTTCCGCGATCAGCTGGCGCCGGTCATCGACGCCGCCGGCGACGACGTCGTGGACCAGCTGGCCGCAGGGGTCCGGCGCTACATCCAGATCGTCGACGAGAACCTCGACGGCGTGGTGCTGACCTACCGGGAGAGCCGAACCCTCGGGGCGCCCGGCCGCACCCAGATCAAGGACCTCGAAATCGCCACCGCCGCACCGCTGCGCGCGGTGATCGAGGCCGGCATCGCCCGGGGCGTCTTCCGCGGGGTCGACGTCGACCTCACCGTCTTCGACATCATGCTGCTCGCCCACGGCTGGGCGCTCAAGCACTGGCACTTCGGGCCGATCTACACCATCGACGAATACATCGCCCTGCAGATCCGCCACGTGCTGGGCGGATTGATCGCCGACGACCGCCGCGCCGACTACGCGCACGTGCTGAAATGAGGGGCATGGGAGTCACCGCACGCCGAGTTCGCGGCGCGATCGCGCTGCTGGTACTGGGAACGTCCGCCGGTCTGCCGGCGGCGGGCGCCGACCCGGCCGCGGGGCTGCCCCCGATGGCGTCCACCGGCAGTGGGCCGATCATCGGCGGGGGCTCCGCGGCGGCGCAGGGAATCACTCAACAGCTCTTCAGCTTTGGCAATCCCGACGTCGTGCAGGAGGTCGACGGCTCCGACGCGGCGCAGTTCATCACGTCCGCCGCGGGAGCCGCCAACCCGCAACTCACGGGGCCCTTCTCGCTGCTGCGCCGGGCGTTGGCGTGCCAGACCGATAACGCGGGATTCGGGGCGCGCGCCTATCGGCGCAACGACGGTCAGTGGGGCGGGGCGATGCTGGTCGCGGCCAAGAGCGCGACACCGAGCCTCGACAACCTGGTCGGCTGCGTGAAGACCAATTGGCGCAGGACCGCGGCCGGCGGCGAAACCGCCATGTGCAACAACGGCTGGACCACGCCGACGTCCTACGAAAGCCGCCGGGGCGAGACCTATTACATCCTGCTCGCCGGCACCGCCGCCGACTTCTGCAGCGACCTCAACACCAAGTACAAGAGCGACGCCAGCGGGTGGCCGTGATGACCGGCCGCGATGCGTCGGCTCGTCGCTGAAACCAATTGTCATCCCGGTCGTTTCGCCGCGCGGCCGGCGACGCCGGTTCGCGGCTTATTTGAATTCATATCCAATTTGCGCAGCCGCGCCAGTGAGCAGCGGTTAAATAGCGTTCCAATATAGCCGCGGCATGGCCCCCGCGCAGGATATTTGCAATTCATCGGGACACGGGATTTTGCTGAATTCCGTTCGCGGCCAGGCGGTCGCATCGCAGCAGGGTTCGTCGGTCATCCGTTTGACGAATCGCCGCGCAATATTCGCGAAATCGCTTATCTGCGAGTCACTGACCACGTAAACTCGCCGACATCGGGCCTTAGAATATCGTCTCCCAGACGTAGGGGGTTCTAATGTCACGTCGTACTAGCAAAATCGTCGTCGCCGTGGTGCTGGCTTTCGCAGCTCCAATGACCTCGGCGTGCACGGTTCCGCTCGTTATCGACTGTGGACCCGGTTTGACCTGCACCGGATAGCAGCAACCGAACGGGCCTCGACCTCAATCGAGGCCCGTTCGCTCACTTCACGCTTCGCGTAGCGAAGACCACACGGTGACCGACCCGAGCCGCCGCATGGCTTGGTCCGTGCCGCGGCTCCGGTCGGGATCCGTTACCACACACGCCATTTCGGTCTATGGCGGACGTCGCGACGTCGAGATTCGCTTGGTCACAAGCATTTCGGCTGCTGCGGCTCCTTCTGCTGCCCTGGTCATCCCGATGCGCCGAGCAGCGGCCGGGACGCGCCGGGCCTCGCCTTTCCTGGGTGCGGCGTCGTACGGTGGAGGCATGTCGCGCCATCGTGTGGTCATCATCGGAAGTGGTTTCGGCGGGCTGACTGCGGCAAAGGCGCTCAAACGCGCCCCCAAGGGCAGCGAAGTCGAGGTCACCGTGATCTCGAAAACGACGACGCACCTGTTCCAGCCGCTGCTGTATCAGGTGGCCACGGGCATCCTGTCCGAAGGCGACATCGCGCCGACCACCCGACTGATCCTGCGCCGCCAACGCAACGTCCGGGTGCTGTGGGGGGACGTCTCCGCCATCGACCTCACCGCCAAGACGGTCACATCCCATCTGATGGGCATGGTGACGGTGACGCCTTACGACAGCTTGATCGTGGCTGCCGGCGCACAGCAGTCCTACTTCGGCCACGACGAGTACGCCGCCTTCGCGCCCGGGATGAAGAGCATCGACGACGCCCTGGAGCTGCGCGGCCGCATCCTCGGCGCCTTCGAGGCCGCCGAGGTCGCCACCGACCCGGCCGAGCGCCAACGCCGCCTGACCTTTGTAGTGGTCGGGGCCGGTCCCACCGGTGTCGAGCTGGCCGGCGAGATCGTCCAGCTGGCCGAGCGCACCCTGGCCGGTGCGTTCCGGACGATCACCCCCAGCGAATGCCGGGTCATCCTGCTCGACGCGGCGCCCGCGGTGTTGCCGCCGATGGGCACCAAGCTGGGCCTCAAGGCGCAGCGGCGGCTGCAGAAGATGGACGTCGAGGTCCAGCTCAACGCGATGGTGACCGCGGTCGACTACATGGGCATCACGATCAAGGAGAAGGACGGCGCCCAGCGCCGCATCGAATGCGCGTGCAAGGTGTGGGCGGCGGGCGTGCAGGCCAGCTCGCTGGGCGCCATGCTCGCCGAACAGTCCGACGGCACCGAAACAGACCGCGCCGGAAGGGTGGTCGTCGAGCCCGACCTGACCGTCAAGGGTCACCCGTACGTGTTCGTCGTCGGTGATCTGATGTCGGTTCCCGGCGTCCCCGGGATGGCGCAAGGCGCGATCCAGGGCGCGAAGTACGCCGCCTCCGTCATCAAGCAGGCGGTCAAGGGTGAAGATAATCCCGCCGCGCGCAAGCCGTTCCGGTACGTGAACAAGGGCAGCATGGCGCTCATCTCCCGCTACAGCGCCGTCGCGCAGGTCGGCAAGGTGGAATTCGCCGGATTCTTCGCCTGGCTGGCGTGGCTGGTGCTGCACCTGTACTACCTCATCGGCCACCGGAACCGGCTGGCCGCCATGTTCGCCTGGGGGATCTCGTTTTTGGGTCGCACCCGCGGCCAGATGGCGATCACCAGCCAGATGATCTACGCACGGCCGCTGGTGAACTGGGTGGAACAGCAGGCCGCGGAGGGAACGCTCGCGGCGGCCGAACGCGCCGAGACGGCCGAGCAGAAGGCGGCCGGCTAAAACGCCGGGGAAGCGGTCAGCTCAGGGCCCGATCGATGTCGGCGATCAGGTCGTCGGTGCCTTCGAGCCCGACGGAGATGCGGACCACGCCGTCGCCGAGCCCGATCGCCGCGCGGCCCTCCGGGCCCATCGCCCGGTGAGTGGTCGTCGCCGGGTGTGTGACAAGGGATTTGGCGTCGCCGAGGTTATTGGAGATGTCGATCAGCGTCAACTTGTCCAGCACCTCGAAGGCCCGCTGCTTGGCCCTACTGTCCGGGCAGTCGAGCGCGAAGGTGATCACCGTTCCGCCGCCCGACATCTGGCGCTTGGCCAGGTCGTATTGCGGGTGTGAGGACAGGTAGGGATAGCGGACCCAACTCACCGCCGGATGGGTCTCGAGGAATTCGGCGATCCGGTACGCCGAGGAATTGCTGTGATCGACCCGGATGGCCATCGTCTCAAGGCCTTTCAGCAGCACCCAGGCGTTGAACGCGCTCATCGCCGGGCCGGTGTGCCGCATCAGCTTCTGCACCGGGCCGTCGATGTACTCCTGGTCGCCGAGGATGGCCCCGCCCAGCACGCGGCCCTGGCCGTCGATGTGCTTGGTGCCCGAGTACACCACCACGTCGACACCGAGCGGGATGCCCTGCTGCAGCAGTGGTGTGGCGAAGACGTTGTCCAACACCACCTTTGCGCCGGCCCCGTGGGCGAGTTCGGTCACCGCGGCGATGTCCACCAGCGACTGCATCGGGTTCGACGGCGTCTCGAAGAACACCGCCGTCGTGGGCACCGACAGCGCCTGTTCCCACTGGGCCAGGTCATCGCCGTCGACGAACACGGTTTCGACTCCCCAGCGCGGCAGGATCTCGTTGCACACCACGAAACACGAGCCGAACAGGCTGCGCGACGCGACCAGCCGGTCCCCCGCGCCCAGCAGCGCGCCCAGCGACGTGAACACCGCCGCCATGCCGCTCGCGGTGGCGAACGCCGCCGGTGCGCCCTCGAGGAGGCGCAGCCGCTCCTCGAACATCGTCACGGTCGGGTTGCCGTAGCGCGAGTAGACGAAGCGGTCGACCTCGCCGGTGAACGACTTCTCGGCGACCGCGGCCGATTCGTAGACATAGCCCGACGTCAGGTACAGCGCCTCGGCGGTCTCGTCGAACCCCGAACGCAGCAGCCCGCCGCGCACGCCGATGGTCGCCTGGCTGACGCCGTCGGGCAAGCGTGCGGGCGTGCGGACGGAATCGTGGTCGGCGGGCGTCATGCCCGGATCAGCCTTGCTTCCAAGGCAATCCGATCGCCCGCCACCCCGAATCGCCGCGGTGACCGTTGGCGTCGAGCTGGCCTTCGAAGCCGTCCAGGATGTTGTAGGCCGGGGTGATGCCCAGCTCGGTCGCCACCTCGGCGGCGCCGATGGAGCGGTTTCCGGAGCGACACAAAAACAGCACCGGGCGATCCGCGTCGGCGTCGCCCGGCGCCACCTGCTCGCGCAGCTGGTCGGCGAATTTCGTGTTGGGCCTGCCGTCGGAGGAATTCCATTCGAGGAACAGCACCTCGCGGCCGAGGCTGGACAGATCGGGCACCCCGACGAAGCGCCACTCGGCGTCGGTACGCACGTCGACCAGCACGGCGTTCGGATTGTCGCTGAGCAGTTTCCATGCCTCCAGGGGTGAGATGTCCCCCGCGTAGGAGTGTCCGCGCTCTGTGCTCATGCTCGTATTCCCTCGTCCTTCGTACGCATCGTCAGCCACCCCGGCGAGATTGCCCCCTGCCCGCGGCGATACCTGACCTGCGATCGTATCGAGACCGCCGCGGCGCGCATCTCGGGGCTCAGCCGCGCGAGCCCGGGCCGGCCAGCCGTTCGGCGGCCTGGCCGGCGCGCTCGCGTGCGGCCGTGACCTCCGGCGCCGTCGCCAAGGCCCGGAACCCACGCCCGGAGACGCGCACGTCGCTCTCCGGCACGCTCAGCGCGCCGATCAACGCCGCGGGGTCAGGCGAATCGGCCCGGCCCGCCAGGCGAGCGGCGGCCGGCGACACCATCATGGTGTCCACCGGCAGGCCGAGGATGGTGCGGGCCTGCAGCTCGAACGCCGAAAGCCGCTGGCTGCGCAGGGTCACCCAGGCGCTGTCGGTCGGGCACGACGTGACGTCGGCGAAATACACCTCGTCGCCGTTGATCATCAATTCGACCCCGAACACGCCGCGCCCGCCCAGCGCCTTGACGATCCGCGCAGCGATCGATCGCGCGGCGTCCGTCGCGGCCTCGCTCATCTTCTGGGGCTGCCAGGATTCCAGCACCCGCCCGCCGGATCCGCGATGCCCGATGGGTGAGCAGAATTCGATCGCGGGTCCCGACGGGCCTTCGCTGCGCACCGCCAGCAGGGTCACGTAGAACTCGACCTCGACCACGGTTTCGGCCAGCACCCGGGCGACGGACGCTTCGCCCACCGCGCGACGCCAGGCCGGTTCGATGTCCTCGCGCCGCGCCGCCACCGACTGCCGCTCCCCCGTCGGCCCGGCCGCCGGCGTGACCAGCAGCGGATACCCGGCGTGCGCGCCGACCGCCTCGAGTTCGCCCAACGACCCGACGAACCAAAACGGCGCGGTCGGCAGCCCCAGCTCGTCGGCGGCCAGCCGGCGCAGCCCTTCGCGGTCGGCGGTGAGCCGCGCGGCGCGGGCGCTGGGCACCAGCTCGCCGTCGAGGGCGTCGAGGGCCCGGGCGGCCACCGCGTCGGTGGTGGTGACGACGAGGTTGGGTTGCACGCGCCCGATCGCCTGCGCCAGCTCGTCGGCGTCGGTCATGTCGAACGTCAGCGCCTGGTCGGCGACCCCGTGCGCGGGCGCGTGGGGCTGCCGGTCGGCGGCGATCACGCGGGCCCCGAGGCGCCCCAGGGCGATCGCCAGCTCCCGGCTGATCTCGCCGGCACCCAGCAGCAGCACCGTCGGCCGTGCGTCGGCGGGGGCTGGTGCGGGCACGACGAGCGCCGTGGTCTCGTCGTCCCGTCCGTCCGTCACGCCGTCAGTCACGGCTCAAGGATAGGTCGGGCCTAAGAGTGCGGGGCCGTGCTCGCGCCTGACGAGGGCTGATGCAGAGGCCGCCTCAGGGTTGGCCGGGGAGCAGCCGCACCATCAGGCCGTTGCCCTCGGCCAGCACGGTCTGGTCTTCGCCGACCAATTCCGCGGAGACGAACGCCTTGCGGCCCTCGGTGCCGGTGACCCGGCCGCGCACCAGCAGCGGGACGTCGATCGGGGTGACCTTGCGGTAGTCGACGTGCAGGAAGGCCGTGCGGCTGATGGGCCGGTTGGCGGCGTGGGAGATCATGCCGAACATGTGGTCGAACAGCAGCGGCAGCACGCCGCCGTGCACCGCGTAGTTTCCGCCGACGTGGAACCGGCTGAAGTGGCCGGTCATTTCGACGCCCTCGGGGTCGTACCGCGTCAGGACCCACGGCGGTAGCAACAGGCTGCCCATGCCGGGCAGGTCGGGGGTGCGGCCCGCGGGCGCCTGACCTTCGACCTCTGCCTGAAACGGCCCCAGCAGCTCGGTCAGCGCCGCGACCCGGTCGGCGGCTTGGTCCCAGACGTCGTCGGCAGGGTCGGCCGACACGGCGAGGTCCTGCAGCCGGCGCATGGAGGCGACGAAGCGGGCGAAGCCGGGACCGGGGCTGGCCGGGCCGTACTCCGGGAAGCCGCCGTGGTGTTCGTATTCGGGATCGAGGTCTATCGGGTTGGGCTCCGACTCCGTCACGGGCGGGCCGCCAGGACGTCGCGGCGCACGATGGTCTGTTCGCGCCCGGGCCCCACCCCGATACACGAAACATGAGCTCCCGCAAGCTCTTCGAGGCGAAGTACGTAGTCGCGCGCCTTGGCCGGCAGGTCGTCGAACTCCCGCGCGTGCGAGATGTCCTCCCACCAGCCGGGCAGCTCCTCATAGATCGGCTCCGCGCGGCCGAGGTCGCTTTGGGTCATCGGCATCTCGTGGATGCGCGCCCCGTCGATCTGATAGCCGACGCACACGGGAACGGTTTCCAGGCTGGACAGCACGTCGAGCTTGGTCAGGAAGTAGTCGGTGATGCCGTTGACCCGGGTGGCGTAGCGGGCGATCACGGCGTCGAACCAGCCGCACCGCCGGCGCCGCCCGGTGGTGACGCCGAATTCGCCCCCGGTCTTGGACAGGTATTCGCCGTTCTCGTCGAACAGCTCGGTGGGGAACGGGCCCGAACCCACGCGAGTGGTGTAGGCCTTGAGGATCCCCAGCACGGCGGTGATCCGGGTGGGCCC
The sequence above is drawn from the Mycobacterium marseillense genome and encodes:
- a CDS encoding acyl-CoA dehydrogenase family protein, translated to MSGLTYTPEHHQFRELVRDFVQQTVVPNHENWERDGQWDRSLFIEAGKLGLLGFSVPERLGGPGVDDFRYNAIVIDELQRAGAAAEAIAFTLQNDVVLPYLTDLTTPEQQQRWLPGVVTGETVLGIGMTEPGTGSDLAGIRTTAVRSSDSQGDHYVVNGAKTFISNGQAGDLFVIAARTSPDRHQGLSLLVVDADTPGFSRGRNLEKIGLHAQDTSELTFTDMRVPKENLLQEEGRGFYQLMTNLPQERLALGVGAVAAAEAILAGTLDYVRDRKAFGSPIASFQHSQFVLAELATEIDIARTYLDDCLAQHLEGELTAARAARLKWWTTDLQVRTADRCLQLHGGYGYMREYSVARAFVDARIQTIYGGTNEIMKTIIAKDLGL
- a CDS encoding TetR/AcrR family transcriptional regulator translates to MATDVADYSALPAEEAVRAARVSSRRRQVLDAAVKVMGRTGFHQMSMQDLATEAEVSVGLIYKYFGGKEDLLLATIVRILDVFRDQLAPVIDAAGDDVVDQLAAGVRRYIQIVDENLDGVVLTYRESRTLGAPGRTQIKDLEIATAAPLRAVIEAGIARGVFRGVDVDLTVFDIMLLAHGWALKHWHFGPIYTIDEYIALQIRHVLGGLIADDRRADYAHVLK
- a CDS encoding NAD(P)/FAD-dependent oxidoreductase, whose protein sequence is MSRHRVVIIGSGFGGLTAAKALKRAPKGSEVEVTVISKTTTHLFQPLLYQVATGILSEGDIAPTTRLILRRQRNVRVLWGDVSAIDLTAKTVTSHLMGMVTVTPYDSLIVAAGAQQSYFGHDEYAAFAPGMKSIDDALELRGRILGAFEAAEVATDPAERQRRLTFVVVGAGPTGVELAGEIVQLAERTLAGAFRTITPSECRVILLDAAPAVLPPMGTKLGLKAQRRLQKMDVEVQLNAMVTAVDYMGITIKEKDGAQRRIECACKVWAAGVQASSLGAMLAEQSDGTETDRAGRVVVEPDLTVKGHPYVFVVGDLMSVPGVPGMAQGAIQGAKYAASVIKQAVKGEDNPAARKPFRYVNKGSMALISRYSAVAQVGKVEFAGFFAWLAWLVLHLYYLIGHRNRLAAMFAWGISFLGRTRGQMAITSQMIYARPLVNWVEQQAAEGTLAAAERAETAEQKAAG
- a CDS encoding O-succinylhomoserine sulfhydrylase, coding for MTPADHDSVRTPARLPDGVSQATIGVRGGLLRSGFDETAEALYLTSGYVYESAAVAEKSFTGEVDRFVYSRYGNPTVTMFEERLRLLEGAPAAFATASGMAAVFTSLGALLGAGDRLVASRSLFGSCFVVCNEILPRWGVETVFVDGDDLAQWEQALSVPTTAVFFETPSNPMQSLVDIAAVTELAHGAGAKVVLDNVFATPLLQQGIPLGVDVVVYSGTKHIDGQGRVLGGAILGDQEYIDGPVQKLMRHTGPAMSAFNAWVLLKGLETMAIRVDHSNSSAYRIAEFLETHPAVSWVRYPYLSSHPQYDLAKRQMSGGGTVITFALDCPDSRAKQRAFEVLDKLTLIDISNNLGDAKSLVTHPATTTHRAMGPEGRAAIGLGDGVVRISVGLEGTDDLIADIDRALS
- a CDS encoding rhodanese-like domain-containing protein, which translates into the protein MSTERGHSYAGDISPLEAWKLLSDNPNAVLVDVRTDAEWRFVGVPDLSSLGREVLFLEWNSSDGRPNTKFADQLREQVAPGDADADRPVLFLCRSGNRSIGAAEVATELGITPAYNILDGFEGQLDANGHRGDSGWRAIGLPWKQG
- the purT gene encoding formate-dependent phosphoribosylglycinamide formyltransferase translates to MTDGVTDGRDDETTALVVPAPAPADARPTVLLLGAGEISRELAIALGRLGARVIAADRQPHAPAHGVADQALTFDMTDADELAQAIGRVQPNLVVTTTDAVAARALDALDGELVPSARAARLTADREGLRRLAADELGLPTAPFWFVGSLGELEAVGAHAGYPLLVTPAAGPTGERQSVAARREDIEPAWRRAVGEASVARVLAETVVEVEFYVTLLAVRSEGPSGPAIEFCSPIGHRGSGGRVLESWQPQKMSEAATDAARSIAARIVKALGGRGVFGVELMINGDEVYFADVTSCPTDSAWVTLRSQRLSAFELQARTILGLPVDTMMVSPAAARLAGRADSPDPAALIGALSVPESDVRVSGRGFRALATAPEVTAARERAGQAAERLAGPGSRG
- a CDS encoding PaaI family thioesterase; this translates as MTESEPNPIDLDPEYEHHGGFPEYGPASPGPGFARFVASMRRLQDLAVSADPADDVWDQAADRVAALTELLGPFQAEVEGQAPAGRTPDLPGMGSLLLPPWVLTRYDPEGVEMTGHFSRFHVGGNYAVHGGVLPLLFDHMFGMISHAANRPISRTAFLHVDYRKVTPIDVPLLVRGRVTGTEGRKAFVSAELVGEDQTVLAEGNGLMVRLLPGQP